The genomic stretch TATTAACATGGAAAACCATAAGTACACATAAAGATGTCATTTTCTTCTTATTTGTgcatttttaaatgaaattaaaagatgAATGAATTGTCAAATTTTGCATGCATCACAAAGAGTTCAGTTATGCATGATGAATTAACACATTAATAAGATCTCAATACACTATAAGTGTTACCGAGTTGCAAATCTGTTATGAGGAGAGTCCGAGCACGAAGTGAAATACTGTTTCACAAGAGCATAAAAAAGTAACAGAAATTTAGTGATGAAACCACATCCCATGCATCTCAGTTAAATAAAGTAGTCattcattttgttattatttatatgtttatttaagGTTGATTTCACAATGCCATTTCTTTAGACTGTTTTCAATACAAAAAGACAACAACACTTTACAACTATCTGGTGGTTAAGACCTCTCACAGAATAGGTACCGTACAAACCAGTTTGTAATTACAATTCATAAGGTATTCAAGttgtacaagctgagtttgtatgtttgtaggGTACCGGGGTAACTCTTTATGCATGTACTttttagtatttacatattcaaacCATTGCTTACATTTGGTAATagacctgtagacttgagaacggctATCACTATTCTATTCCGTTATCCTAACTGACAGCTGCTGTCCTAACCGACATTTTGACAAATCAATGGagcaaaaaattcaaaatgtcagtcaggatagtggaatagtgtagtgatatccgttctcaagtctacaaGTAGGCTAATATGGTAAAGTTTAAATCTAGTATTCCTCCATGAAACACATAAAATGTAGAGGAAACCTCTAAAATTATGCCATCAACTGTGCTAACGATGCCAGAAGACAAATTCCAATGCCTTCGAAGGTATGAAttcaaatatgtaataaaattgagGTTTTTATATCCAGGTGAAATTgttacaaactcagcttgtgccacttctAAATATAGTAGAACCAGTAGAACTGAACAGAGTAAAATGCATTTATACAACCCAATTATCCCTGTCTGCATGTATGCTTCcatgatttcatatcaataGATAAACACTGCTCTAACTTGTATAGAATGCTGCTATCTTTGGTATCCATGACAACTATTagagaacagcgccctcaactgACTCTGTATTGACAGGATGAGGATCTTGGCAACAGAACACTTTCCATTTTGACACCTGTTAGCAAGACAgatctttatttttttctactttaaCATCAAAATGCAGTTAATAAAtaacaagaaaaaagaagaaactgACAAAAACTGAAACGAAATGTTAAAGTTCCAATGTTAATTAGTGTTTTAAATGAAAAGGTTGACATGATATACTGTACTGCAGACACGAAATGGCTGTTTATTTGCTTAATTCTGTACCATTCTCACCAAACAAATAGTTCTAAGTTTAAAAGTCTTTAAGCCAGTTCAGTCATCCAGTGTGGGAAAGTCTTCTCGCCGACAATTATTGCAATCTCTGGAATTTCTAAGTTTTTTGATTATttcacaatatatacagtaactCCAGCACCTTTCAAACTGttgtaaattaaattttaagTAAGCAGTTACTGTACTTTTTGGAGATGGCTGCTTTTCAATTCTTAAATTCTACTTTCTATATAAATTTGTTCTACATGATACTGGCCCATGATAGcgtttttttgaaatattacaccATATATGAGTGGTGTAGCTATATCACTAAAGACAAAGTTCTTCATGAACGTTTTGACATGatttatatttgataaatttttcTACCTGTAGGACAGTTACCAAACCACTTAGCTTGCTGATGATATGGTAATGACAGAACCCCTCAGTTTGCTAATAATAGCAAATAAACCACCCAGCTTACTGATGACAGTAACTAAACCACTCAGTTTGCCGAGATGAGCAATTCAACCTCTGAGCTCACTACTAATGTCAGCAGTGCTACCTCTTATATGAAATGTTTAACAGTTGTGCTTTTCATGGTGATCGTTTAGAATTGTAAAATCTAGAATCCATATTTGGCTTGTGTCTGTTTCCTGGTAAGCCGGTTCTCTGCCCAAGAATTTTTCAGTTCCAATTCTCTTTCCTTGGCCTGCAATGAAATAGAAGGTATATCCATCTGGTAACTAAGGCTAGGCTAGAGAATGTTACGTTATTTCTGTTCAAATCTATATACAGGGAATATAAGGCTCTTGTATCTCAACACACATGCAtggagttttttttttctcgaaagtCTCTGGATTGTtaaagtttaataatatcaTAAGACTGTTATTTTCTTTTACTTTCTATGACAAGTtacacccctcccccccccccccccccccccatatcagTGATTACAAGAAAACATAAGATGTACACAAATTCATGTGACATATTCGGACATGTACAGAATCACTGTCACAACATCATATTTTAAGGATATGAATCAGATAAAagtatttgtaatatattgGTAACAAAAAATTACCTATTTCTCTCAAAATCTTCTTAAGAATACAATGCAAATTTGAAACGAGCAACTCAACTAGATAATTTGACATGATCATAACAATGGTACATGCATAAAATTAGGTTGATGATTCTTACCTGATGAGCTAGGTATGTGATATGATGTTTCCTCCTTTGCTGACTGGTTGGTAGTTGTTCCTTTCTCTGCAGGTTGAAAAGAAACCCAATTGTTAGAATTTTTATTGGATTTAAAGATGTATACATTCAAttgtgttgattttttttaaatggaaaaGCCAAGTCAGGCAAAGAAATTGTGGTAACTATAACGTCATTTCCTGCAAACAGTTGTCCCACAAATGTTTGCAGGAAATCTCCAAAATTGcagaaaacatttcaaatgcaATATGGCTTCTTCACATGATTTCAAAGTTGTACAACTTAAGacaaggtgctattttatcacccaaaatcttGATAACAGAAATcaagaaataagtctgactggacttttcctataagttgatagcagtaatcaatacaagtgtactaaaggcagaaataagtctgactggacttttcctttaagttgatagcagtaatcaatacaagtgtactaaaggcagaaataagtctgactggacttttcctttaagttgatagcagtaatcaatacaagtgtactaaaggcagaaataagtcttacttttcctttaagttgatagcagtaatcaatacaagtgtactaaaggcagaaataagtctgacttttcctttaagttgatagcagtaatcaatacaagtgtactaaaggcagaaataagtctgacttttcctttaagttgatagcagtaatcaatacaagtgtactaaaggcagaaataagtctgacttttcctttaagttgatagcagtaatcaatacaagtgtactaaaggcagaaataagtcttacttttcctttaagttgatagcagtaatcaatacaagtgtactaaaggcagaaataagtctgacttttcctttaaaagCAGTAAAACTTACTAATTGACTTCTAAATTCCTTTTCTTCactgttgtatttatttaaccATTCTTTACTACTGTAATCTTGTCTGTCTTCCTGAATGTCAATAATCTGGACATCTTCTTTACGCCCCTTCTTGCCTTGGAGTCTCCTAAACTGGTAAAACAAATAGAGCAAGTGATGAATACCTGTCAAGTAAAGATATGAGGGTGTCCACAAATGTACATTCACATAATTCACAATATCAACTACAAACCATTGCACTGAAAAAGAAACAGGAACAAAGCACCATAGCAGACTAGCAATAATTCCCTACAAAATGTACCTCACACAATCCAGAGTCCTTTGAGAAGGACAATGAACATGCTATTTTAAAGTCACACACAACTAGGGAGACACACATGCTCAGTCACAGTCACATAACTTAGAAGAGACACATGCTCAATCACACACAGCTAGGGAGTTATATACTGTGTCACACAGCTAGGGAGACACATGCTCAGTCACACACAGCTAGGGGTatacacactgtcacacacaGCTAGGGAGACACATGCTCAGTCAAACACAGCTAGGGAGATTCATGCTCAGTCACACATAGCTAGGGAGATACATGCTCAGTTAAACAGCTAGAGAGATACATGCTCAGTCACACACAGCTAGGGAGTTACATGCTCATTTACATATAGCTAGAGAGTGACAGCCACATGCTCAGTCTCACATAGCCCAGCAAGAATGAGTCCATAAGGTGCACTGTAGCACTTACACAagcatacatcatacatgtagtctagctgttagacctcaggctttcttctgAAAGGTGCAATCAAGATCAGAGCCATTTGGCCTATCGCCCGCACTAGTGACCTTTGGTCgccttcacagtgagcagaaCAGCCCATGGGTTCTAGCACGACTAGCATACATGTAAAGCTATCCTGAACTCTTCATGcaaaaacaatataaaagtaAAGACAACTTTGAAAGTCCTATAACCATGAGTAATGTCCTTCAGTATTACTATACTGCAAGTATTTGTCGCGTAAAACTAACAACTTTGTAACAAATACTTGCAAACATTGCAAACTTACTCCTTCATCCTGTGCAAAGTCCTGTGAAGTCGTGTCTGGTGCAATCTGGTCTTGGCTTGCATCATAATATCCATATTGTTGTGTTGAATCACCACCGTATGCATACTATGGACAGAAATGATACGATAATGATTCATTGATCTATAGAAACACTCATAGCAATATGTGTCTATGAATGTTCTAAATCCTATCATATCCATATCCATAGCAATGTCAACGAACAATTTCACAAAGACACTGTTATGAATCACTactatagtgtacatgtactgaaaaCAGAAATTATATTAATTGACAAGTTATTTCTGCAAATAGAGCTGAAACCACTTCCATGTATTCTTGGAAAGTTTTGCTGCCTCTTGACATAAATACTGGTAAATTGAAAACCTCCTTACCTGCTGGTTGTATTCTTGAAACGCTTGATTATCCTGTTCATATTGTTGGTTGTAAtacatattatcaacattttgataACCTTGACTGGATGACGACACTCCACCAGAATTCACACCAAAATCTAGTGGTGCACCAGCTCTGTCTGTTGATGTTGTCATTGATTTAAATGAAAGAGGTTTATTTGCGGCTACATCCATTTCTGATGATGTAGCTGTATATAACAATTTATTGTGATCTGACTTGGTATGACTAAAACCAAGTGGTTTATCCACTTGACTTGCAGCAGGAACTGAAGTTGATGGCTGACCAGTTGTATATGTACCTATGTTGTCAGTTCTAGTAGTGGTAACTGCAGCCTGCTGGGCAGTGAATGTATTTATCTTATCTTTGATAGTGGTGGAAGCAATAGTCTGACTAATGGAAGATGTTGATTCCGGAAGCTGGCTTTCTGTTTTGGATTCGTTTGTTTTCTGTTCACCAAAAGAAAAGAAGCTAGCAGGTTCATCTTCATCGTCACTACCATAGTTCAGAAATAAAGCATTTGTTCCCGCTGGTTGTGTGTTTTTCTTTGGCTGTGGTGGTTTCACTGGTGCTACTTTTGGTTTGATTTCTTGTTTCCTGGTCAGTGTGTAAGGTATTAGTATTCTGTTGGCTTCTTTTGATGCGGCATGTTTAGGCTTGGGAAGTAATGCAAACAGTCCAGTAccctacaaattaaaacatcaatattacataatatgcaTAAAATGGTATACATCATTCTTATAATTGGATATAATGATTGCATAAAGGCATCTAATGGGAAGGGGTAGTGGTGAGGAATGGAGATCTGCGCCATAGTAATATATCTTATTGATATTGCAGTGGTCTTTGTTGgttttttattatcaaaatcaatttACTTGCTTGAACATGTACATTACACAGAACTTTAAAAAGTATACACAAATTTCATACTTACTTCATTACTGACCAAAAGTCCAAAGGTACTTTGTTAgtatcaatttatttttatacaaaattatgaatttgtAGGGTTTAAATTATTCTTGTACTTTTTCCTCCTTTCTTGAATTTTTCCATTTTATTGAGACAAGAACTTACTCACCTGAGGATCTTGTTTTACTTTCTTAGGAACTGGTTCATCCTCATCTGAGTCAGGCTGAAGTGTGAAAACAAAGATATTTATGATCAATACCAGTAACaactaaaatataaattaataacTAGAGAAATTCTATGATTGGTTGTATCAAATCTGATCATTTTCTTGTCACTGTTAGTAATTTTTTACCACACTTGAGGATTAATTTGCAAAGTACAGAAGACATTCAATATTGCATGTTATCAATGCATTATACTagattatattatagcattaccaattccagtgaattttgtgacgtcatcgctgtacattattactgataatgtactccgttattgggcatcgcggccccggaaggagcataacaatacaagcttatttgttctgtttcttcatacgactaggtattttttcgaaatgcatgttgttacttatgattgtcatttccactgtttaaaaatacaacgcattcatgaaacaaatttgtgttcacagcagttcattggaGTGTAtaatgtgtgtacgtgtacgtacatgtgtcgctatgattagtattcagcttccgggccgaacatggcagacgatgttcagcgctgtgtatattatacgtttttttgcgtttctcggtctacaaattcactggaattggcaaaactataaaataactCAAGCAAAcgttgcactccataatgggctcggctgtcgcctcgcccattatgtcgttcaaagtttgctttcgtccattatgggctgggagggcgtacattattgtttaattcatggattttcaaaaattatacCAAAATGAACAAGACTTTATTGTTATTACTCTGAAAAATTGCGGGCACTCCACATTGCTGAGTGTTGTTAGCAACACAGCAATCTGGTATACCACACTCCACAACAGTCAAGCTTTCTGTCTATATTCTTACATGGGTGCTTGAAATTTCTGTTATCAGTCACAAGAGGGCACTGTTGATATCGTAAGACTTGAACAGGtggtggttcaaatcttgccaaaggaTAGCCAGTCAGAAAGAAAATACATGTGGCTGTGGTGaacctagactgtaagatactggtacattgtgttgcTATGCCCCTCATTGGCCCAAGGGGTGTGTGACGGTGCCCTGACATGGCATACATTAGTATCTTTTAGTTTTACAGACTATGGTGAACCTTGAACTAGGAGAAATGTGCAGATTACACTGTAAATATAAGCTTGCCCCTACAACTATTTGATCATGATCAATACTACACACAGTAACACTGATGTCCACAATCAATAAACTGTACGCATGTAGGGTTACAGAAATTGGAGGAATTTGGGCAGATCAATTGAACGAGTTAACcatattttcaaactgaatatgaTGAAGTCGTTGTTGGTTATCATAACTATGATACTTACATCAGGCAGTGAAGGAACAGTGATTTTCACAGGCTGATTTTTCTTGGGTGGTGGTAAATTCAGTGATCTAgttggttttgttgttgtggatGTGGTGCTACCTGTCCTTTCACCATTATTTCTGCTACTCAGTGACAAACCACTCTTGCCCAAACCACTGGTATCTACAACAAACAGAATATCGATCAAACAATGCATCTTTAGCATACATCACTCAAAGATGAGGAAAATTCTCTATCTTATCTTTGCACTCATACCAAACCTTTAGCCAACCCAACCCAAGTGTGAACAGTTTGGCACGGCTACATGTATTACCTCTAGACAAGTCTTCTCTCAGGTCAGATTGTCATGCCAGTTTGCCAGGCATAGTTTGGCGAATGGGTTCAACACTCCCCATTTGCCAAACCATACACGTTGTAAGTTGCATGACAATCTGACCTAAGTAAGAAACTTTACAATACCTGGCTATTTTTCCCccatttcacaaaaaataaaggGTTTGTTTTCACGTGTTTTTCTACGTAGTTAAGTAGTAGATTTCTTCGTCACAGTCCTTTAATGATAGAGGAACTGTGGTATAGCATACTTCACGATTTTCAGAGACACTTTCCTACacttgtttttgtttatcaATCTCGGAGTGGAGTGGAAAGTCTATGGTTTAAATGATGATCTCCACATTCCTTTGTGTGTTTACGAAGGCCCACTGCCAGCTGTTTTGAGTACGGAGTCAATTAACGGAATCAAGCCGTCCGAATGCACGGACTCCTGATTCTGTACCCATGATTCGGATTGTCAAACATGCATGTTTACCTATTTTTGGTACAGATGACTTCGGTGGAGGTAAAGTTGACAGAAGCGACTTCGCCGTCACAGACGGTTTATCGCCAATCGAAGCTGACTTCGTGACCTGTGATTCCTCGTCGTCACTGTAATCGCTTTCATCACTACTTCCATACGTTACCAAAGCCATGAATGTCTGTATTGAACTGAGCTATGCCCCCAAGAACACGATAGTTCGGCAATCTTTCAGCCTCTTGCTTTCTGTCTAGGCCCTCGCTCGGAGCTACGAGCAAAATACGACACTTCCGGTGACCCCAATATCACTATAAGTAGCCTATAATTTACAACACATCGAACGTCGATTGCAACAAGATTTTACCGAGGAAAACGACTTGCCATCTTTACTATCATACATCTATATAATAACATAcggttttaaaaataaaattgaataaacaaaatttgtatttaatgtctgaatagaaatgaaacaaaacaaatcaatgtgaaatatataACGAATCACACGCTGGAAATAAAACATGGTTGTTTAGATTGTCCCGCGAAATGAACAAAACACGTCCGCACGCACGGAGATCGAGTAGTAGATGCAACACTAGAATATAGATGTGCACTCGAGTCGTCCAAATGTTTTTGGACAACCATACCAGTTAGGACAAGATGACCACGAGGAGTTACAGGCGTGTAAAACAAATATCGGTGTCAGAATCGTCTGAAGATTCCGAAACATCTTGCCGAAAATCCTTGAAAAATGGAAAATTGCAGGAACTTGAGGAAGATGGACATGACGAGGTCAGTGTTGAAACCCAGTGCACGCAGTTCAGTGCAGTGTCTGTGACAGGCGTAAATGAGCATGTTGTTATCAGTATAAACATGGAGGcagtccttcctacctccatggtatAAACAACTGTGAAGTGTGTGAATTTTTGACACAACTTTCATAGCATTAGCAATATTTGCTTGCACCACGCTATGTGTGCTTGTTTGCCCCAGCAATCACGAATGATGGCCATGGCTGCTGAAATGAAATGGACATACACAGAAGATAGGTGATGGGAGAGTGAAAggatgtatttaaatattatttgcatatagtATATGACAAAGGACACGCCATACCAGTAACTTGAGATcggttaccatgacaatttgctttatctcttgTGGAACAGCTAGTACACAGTGGAATGAAAACTTCATTGTTTCTTCTGACTATTTTTCAGAGATGTGATAAAACGCCAACATCACCAGTCCGATTTTCTAGAAGACTAGAGGGTAAAAGCAAAAGAAAACTTTACATACCAACCAGGGATGAAGTATTCAAATCATTGGTACCTGAAGGAACTCCTTCTAAAAATCTAGAATATTTCAGACCAAGAAAATTGGTCAATAATTTGTTGAGAGTGTAAGTATATTATGCTTGGCATAATGTTGTTGTCAATTTAGAAGACCTTACATGGATAATGAATGATGGATTGGTTGGGTAGTTAGGTAGCAAGAAAATAACTGCTTGGAAATAAAATCCTTGTGTAACTTGAAGTACTCTCACTTACGAGTCTTAAGTATTACAGTCTTGTACTTATGTTAGGGGGATCAACTTGAactctagtagtagtagtagtagtagtactgatATACAAAATGATTGTCATCtctaattgaaaaaaacaaaagttttgaaAACACTATTACAAAAAACTGCCAGCATTATGCAGACAAACATTCACCTGAAGATTTATATTGATTTGTAAATAGATGTTACTTGATTATCGATTTAATATTAATGAACTTATTGCTAATAAAGTATTTCAGATCAAATTATATGACACTCCATCATGTTTCAGAGACGGAAAAAACTGGGTACGGGTAGCTACAATACATCCCCAAAAGCACAGCGTGTTTTTCACTGCCTCTTTGCAGTCAGTACACTTTGGAGTGTGTTATAAAGAGGCTTGTGGTTTTATGACAATGCTACAATAattgtagtctgtaagatatgtggtgtgagggcgccctcatcCATCATTAGTCCACCCAGTATAATATAAGAGAATGTAGATGAGGGTGGaatgaaatgacatcatacaaGCTACAATAATCCATgacaaaattaatacaaaagtATCACCTATTCAGTAATGATTCTCTGTACATATCAGCATTGTACTCGGCCACTTGTAGACATAActtcttttttactttctttgCAGACATCATCGTTATAATTATGATCCAGATTATTCCTCTAGTGGTGATATTGATGACTTCATTCAATATAGTGAGGAGGATTCGGACTCTGATTCATCAAGTACAGAAGACAAGGAATCTacatctgattctgaatctgaggaCGTGCCAAATGGGAGGAAATCAAGGACTCAAAGTAGCAAGAATGCCAGTCAAAAGAGGCGACTAGAAAATTCTGACCGACGTGGTAGTAAAGACAATGTTTTATCTAAAGGAAGGAGGCGAATAGTATCAGTGAGTTCATCTAACGATGAAAGTGATGGTGAAGACGACGATGTTCAAATATCAAGGGTAAAGAAGCGAAAACCATCAACTTCTGTCTTGACTTCCTCTGATGACGAAACTTGTgaaaccatagcaacaagaAGATCTGAGAGAGCAGACTGTCTCAGAAGGGAGCGAGATAAGAAAATTAGCAACAGACTTGCTGAATATAGAAGTCAGAGACAACAAAAACAAGTTAGAAAGTCTTCTTAAGTTAATTTGACAGCCAAGTATCTGTCTCaagaaatgtaaatatcataGAACTGTATGCAAAGAGGTGAAAAGACtaattttggtcattttttttatagaatgtGATTGTATATGTTATAGAATTATAccaaatgtttgtatatattagtgATTTCAGTATGCAGCATTCAAATATATTTGGTTAACTGCCTTCATATGTCAGTTCAAATTTAACATATTCAATTCGACTAGATACCACAGGTGTGTGGCATGAAATATGAAGATAGGAATTTTATACAAACATGTCCTCTATACAAGCGTTGTTTGTGTTCAATATAGCTTTCATGTATGATTTCAACTACTTTCTGTACTACTTAGGGTGAccttatgtttctcattactttttcatggcaattatggttggttggtcgatttaaaattgaaaaattcaaaaatcatcatgtttctctgcctctacTTTTCAACATCTCTAGCTTccttttattggattcctgatATCAAACCCTTTCCCAACTTCTTTACACATTTGATATGTTCTCAGCCTCACTACTTTAGTAACTTCCGtaatgaaagaaatgctctgttcgtgaacaagtgtcatcgccgccaccatgactgtagatgatgttGACAGTCCAAACTGTTGTGtgtattcttgccagagagggcgctgtttcgcaaaatattgttttattttgatgtcggagctgaaaatttgcgtcggtcaggtaatgagaaacagaaaaaaagggTTATCCTTATATGGAAAAAATCAACTAATGAAAAAGCACTATGTTTGATAAGTGaaaatgtgacaaataaatCCTGCAGCTATAGCTACTGCAATGGAAAACTTTGTGAGTTTTATGTACCTATTAGTTTTTCTTCCACATAGCCGTGGTTCTCAAACATTCTATCAGGGAACATGCTTG from Glandiceps talaboti chromosome 12, keGlaTala1.1, whole genome shotgun sequence encodes the following:
- the LOC144443464 gene encoding proline-rich protein PRCC-like, with amino-acid sequence MALVTYGSSDESDYSDDEESQVTKSASIGDKPSVTAKSLLSTLPPPKSSVPKIDTSGLGKSGLSLSSRNNGERTGSTTSTTTKPTRSLNLPPPKKNQPVKITVPSLPDPDSDEDEPVPKKVKQDPQGTGLFALLPKPKHAASKEANRILIPYTLTRKQEIKPKVAPVKPPQPKKNTQPAGTNALFLNYGSDDEDEPASFFSFGEQKTNESKTESQLPESTSSISQTIASTTIKDKINTFTAQQAAVTTTRTDNIGTYTTGQPSTSVPAASQVDKPLGFSHTKSDHNKLLYTATSSEMDVAANKPLSFKSMTTSTDRAGAPLDFGVNSGGVSSSSQGYQNVDNMYYNQQYEQDNQAFQEYNQQYAYGGDSTQQYGYYDASQDQIAPDTTSQDFAQDEGFRRLQGKKGRKEDVQIIDIQEDRQDYSSKEWLNKYNSEEKEFRSQLRKEQLPTSQQRRKHHITYLAHQAKERELELKNSWAENRLTRKQTQAKYGF
- the LOC144443845 gene encoding uncharacterized protein LOC144443845, which codes for MTTRSYRRVKQISVSESSEDSETSCRKSLKNGKLQELEEDGHDERCDKTPTSPVRFSRRLEGKSKRKLYIPTRDEVFKSLVPEGTPSKNLEYFRPRKLVNNLLRVHHRYNYDPDYSSSGDIDDFIQYSEEDSDSDSSSTEDKESTSDSESEDVPNGRKSRTQSSKNASQKRRLENSDRRGSKDNVLSKGRRRIVSVSSSNDESDGEDDDVQISRVKKRKPSTSVLTSSDDETCETIATRRSERADCLRRERDKKISNRLAEYRSQRQQKQVRKSS